One window from the genome of Populus alba chromosome 15, ASM523922v2, whole genome shotgun sequence encodes:
- the LOC118050956 gene encoding beta-1,2-xylosyltransferase XYXT1 yields the protein MMYDNLLTRSFSKHERRKLGYGALAACLLITLSFFIVFNPYLGPLPLLNFMLSTGDDQKIFAANDTSSSLQMDKEIITINDATSSSQEAVARDPEMVRNDKKLINDTGSSRQTVNEIVIKDSLLVNDTSSSQQIATDSATKNEKIELRCNIMGRSEFCEIKGDIRIDGNSSTAFIVSSETDILTAENTSWIIRPYARKEALEEKDFARKWSVKLVTDRPDIARCTRNHSVPAILFSVAGYSGNFFHAFTDIIVPLYSTAQPFNREVQFLITNRKPWWIAKFKTLLEALSGYEIIDIDDRHDIHCFQSLTIGLKGRNNKELSIDSSTSPYSMKEFRQFLRSSYSLKKITAAKIRDGDKRKPRLLIIPRKRSRAFTNVGEIAKLAESLSYQVIVAEPGSDVLGFAKIINSCDVVMGVHGAGLTNMVFLPENAILIQVVPFGRAEWTSRVSFEDPAKDMNIRYLGYKIKVEESTLMQQYPADHVVLRDPSAIWKQGWLAFRSIYLDKQNVTLDVNRFRPTLVKALELLHQ from the exons ATGATGTATGATAATTTACTTACCAGAAGCTTTAGCAAGCATGAGCGAAGGAAATTGGGGTATGGGGCGTTGGCTGCGTGCTTGCTCATTACGTTGAGTTTTTTCATCGTCTTTAACCCTTATTTGGGTCCTCTACCACTTT TGAATTTCATGCTCTCAACGGGGGATGATCAGAAAATTTTTGCTGCAAATGACACGAGTAGCTCTTTGCAAATGGACAAAG AGATTATTACAATCAATGATGCAACAAGCAGCTCTCAGGAGGCAGTAGCTAGGG ATCCAGAAATGGTTAGAAATGATAAGAAATTGATCAATGATACTGGCAGCTCCAGGCAAACAGTCAATG AGATTGTGATTAAAGATTCCCTGTTAGTCAATGACACAAGTAGCTCTCAGCAAATAGCTACAG ATTCTGCAACAAAGAATGAAAAGATCGAGCTGCGCTGCAATATCATGGGAAGATCAGAGTTCTGCGAGATAAAAGGGGACATCAGGATTGATGGAAATTCCTCCACTGCTTTCATTGTCTCATCTGAAACCGATATCTTGACAGCAGAAAACACCTCATGGATTATCAGGCCTTATGCGCGAAAAGAAGCTCTTGAGGAAAAGGATTTTGCTAGGAAATGGTCTGTAAAACTTGTTACTGATCGTCCAGATATCGCTCGATGCACTCGTAATCACAGTGTTCCTGCAATCCTTTTCTCTGTTGCGGGATATTCaggaaactttttccatgccttCACTGATATAATTGTCCCACTATACTCAACTGCTCAACCTTTTAATAGAGAAGTGCAATTTCTCATTACCAACAGAAAACCTTGGTGGATTGCAAAGTTCAAAACATTATTGGAGGCACTGTCTGGATATGAGATCATAGACATCGATGACAGACATGATATACATTGCTTCCAGAGCCTAACAATTGGCCTTAAAGGTCGAAACAACAAAGAGCTCAGCATCGATTCATCCACCTCTCCATATTCTATGAAGGAATTTAGGCAGTTTTTAAGAAGTTCGTATTCCTTAAAGAAAATAACAGCAGCCAAAATCAGGGATGGCGATAAGAGAAAGCCTCGGCTTCTAATCATTCCAAGAAAGAGATCAAGAGCTTTCACAAATGTTGGTGAAATTGCTAAACTGGCAGAAAGCTTGAGCTACCAAGTAATTGTCGCAGAGCCTGGGTCAGATGTATTAGGATTTGCAAAAATCATCAACTCTTGTGATGTAGTGATGGGAGTTCATGGTGCTGGCCTAACCAACATGGTTTTCCTTCCTGAAAATGCAATCTTGATTCAGGTAGTTCCATTTGGAAGGGCAGAATGGACGTCAAGAGTCTCCTTTGAAGACCCTGCAAAGGACATGAACATAAGGTACTTGGGCTACAAAATTAAGGTAGAAGAGAGCACTTTGATGCAGCAATACCCAGCCGACCATGTAGTTTTGAGGGATCCCTCTGCAATTTGGAAACAGGGTTGGTTGGCATTTCGTTCAATATACCTGGACAAGCAAAATGTAACGCTAGATGTGAATAGGTTTAGACCCACTTTGGTAAAAGCTTTAGAACTTTTGCATCAGTGA